Part of the Cuniculiplasma divulgatum genome, GTAATTTGGATGTTGTAAGGAGAGAAAACGTGATATCACGAAAACAGGAGGCCTGATGTCTAATGTCCAATTTAAAGAAGAAAAAAATGGAACAGTTAAGGAAAAAGAAGCTGGAAATGAGAAAGAGGATTGAGAAAGTTGCATTCTTATCAATAACGGTTGCCATTCTGGTTGTGGTGGGTATACACTATTCTGGTTCATTATCTGGAGGAAATCATAATGTAACGAAACCAAAACAGTCACTTACTGATTTTAATGTTTATTTGATAACAGATACTACCATATCAACAAAGTCTTTGGAAGGAAGTCCGTTGGTCGTGTGGTTCATGACAACATGGTGTTCTTCATGTGCTGAGGGAAGTGAACTTCTTGCCTCACAGTATTACAACACATTCAGAACAGATGGCATACACCTGTTGCAGATCGAAAATTACAATGACCTAAATGAGCAGGGAATGAGCCTACAGCAGTTTGTAACGCAATATGGAGGTGCGAACGAACCCGGTTGGTACATAGGAACATCTACTCTGTCAGTAACTCAGCAATATAACCCAACCAGTGCTCTTGATGTGTATTATTTGGTGAATTCACAGGGATACATTGTTGGCAGTGGACAGGGGCTTGGTGCTAACCTAAACAGCGTAATAGAGACGTTGGGGTGAAGTTATGAATTTTGAGAAGAATCGAGAAGGAATCAAATGAGAAATCAATTTCCTTTGATTTCATAAGTTTAGGCTAGTTCTAGCTCCTTTTATTACAATCCGGCACAAGGTTCTCCATGCAGTGCAACCATGTGATTTTAGATAGAATTACAATTTCATTGGTGGATCAAGATTCCAGGTCAAACGGACTACGATGAGTGACTGCATTTGACTTACTAATGAAAGATTTTCAGTCGTGCTTTATGGATACATACGTTATATAATAGGATAAATTTAATATTAATTCTTCTAAGAATAAACCCTATCAATCTAAATTCATTGATTACTGTCTAAATTATTTAGACTTCATAGGCTTTGAGAAGAAAGGTTATTTCTGACTGACATGTTTCTGAAATGTAACCATATTAGAATTGCACCATTAATCACGTCT contains:
- a CDS encoding thioredoxin domain-containing protein, yielding MSNLKKKKMEQLRKKKLEMRKRIEKVAFLSITVAILVVVGIHYSGSLSGGNHNVTKPKQSLTDFNVYLITDTTISTKSLEGSPLVVWFMTTWCSSCAEGSELLASQYYNTFRTDGIHLLQIENYNDLNEQGMSLQQFVTQYGGANEPGWYIGTSTLSVTQQYNPTSALDVYYLVNSQGYIVGSGQGLGANLNSVIETLG